The following coding sequences lie in one Ictalurus furcatus strain D&B chromosome 7, Billie_1.0, whole genome shotgun sequence genomic window:
- the chmp5a gene encoding charged multivesicular body protein 5 — protein sequence MNRLFGRSKHQAPPSLSDCIGNIDARAEVMEKKIARIDAELLKYKDQMKKTRDGPAKNAVKQKAMRVLKQKRLYESQRDQLAQQSFNMEQANYTIQSLKDTKTTVEAMKIGAKEMKKSYKQVKMDQIEDLQDQLEDMMEEASEVQEALSRSYGTPDIDEDELEAELDALGDELLFDDDSSYLDEASSAPSIPEGVPSDSKTNKDGVLVDEFGLPQIPAT from the exons ATGAACCGGCTTTTCGGTAGAAGCAAGCACCAGGCGCCTCCCAGCCTTTCGGACTGTATCGGAAAT ATCGATGCACGAGCCGAGGTGATGGAGAAGAAGATAGCGAGGATCGATGCGGAGCTCCTCAAGTACAAGGACCAGATGAAAAAGACGAGGGACGGCCCGGCCAAG AATGCAGTGAAACAGAAGGCAATGAGAGTGCTCAAGCAGAAGAGGCT ATATGAAAGCCAAAGAGATCAGCTTGCCCAGCAGTCCTTTAACATGGAACAGGCCAACTACACCATTCAGTCCTTAAAGGACACCAAAACAACA GTTGAAGCTATGAAGATTGGagcaaaagaaatgaaaaaatccTATAAGCAAGTGAAGATGGATCAAATTGAA GACTTACAGGACCAGCTTGAGGACATGATGGAGGAAGCCAGTGAAGTGCAGGAGGCTCTGAGTCGCAGCTATGGTACACCAGACATCGATGAGGATGAACTAGAAGCCG AACTGGATGCCCTCGGAGATGAGTTACTGTTTGACGACGACAGCTCCTATCTGGACGAAGCCTCGTCTGCACCCTCCATCCCAGAGGGCGTGCCCAGtgacagcaaaacaaacaag GATGGCGTTCTGGTCGACGAGTTTGGATTGCCGCAGATTCCAGCCACCTAG
- the bag1 gene encoding BAG family molecular chaperone regulator 1, translating to MADSTVTVTVAHGSSKHSITLTGQDGNEPALKDLSEALSQATGVPQAAQKIIFKGKSLKEMEESLSSLGIKQGCKLMMIGKRNSPEEETELKKLKDIEKSVEQTAKKLEKVSGELTGLKNGFLAKDLQAEALNKLDHRVKVASEQFMKILEEIDAITLPENFSDCRMKKKGLIKTVQGFLAQCDKIEASISDHLAKIQNKNLALSE from the exons ATGGCGGACAGCACGGTTACAGTGACAGTTGCTCATG GAAGCTCCAAACACAGCATCACACTAACAGGACAGGATGGAAATGAGCCTGCACTTAAAGACCTGTCTGAAGCTCTGTCACAAGCCACTGGGGTACCACAAGCTGCtcagaaaataatatttaaag GGAAATCCTTGAAGGAAATGGAGGAAAGTCTGTCCAGCCTTGGAATAAAGCAAGGATGTAAACTTATGATGATTGGGAAAAGG AATAGTCCAGAGGAGGAGACCGAACTGAAAAAGCTGAAAGACATCGAGAAGTCTGTGGAGCAAACGGCCAAGAAGTTGGAGAAAGTGAGCGGTGAACTGACCGGACTGAAAAAT GGCTTTTTAGCGAAGGATCTACAGGCTGAAGCTCTTAATAAACTGGACCACCGTGTAAAAGTGGCTTCTGAGCAGTTCATGAAGATCCTTGAGGAGATTGATGCCata ACTTTGCCTGAGAACTTTAGTGACTGCAGGATGAAGAAAAAAGGACTTATAAAAACTGTACAG gggttcCTTGCTCAGTGCGACAAGATTGAAGCCAGCATATCAGATCATCTGGCAAAGATCCAGAACAAAAATTTAGCCCTGTCCGAGTAG